TCGCCGCGACGCGCGCGGACGGCTACCGGCTCAACCTCAACCTTCTCGGCGAGGCGGTCCTCGGCGAGCACGAGGCCGCCGCCCGGCTGGCCCGGGTGCGCGCGCTCGTCGAGCGGGACGACGTCGACTACGTGTCGGTCAAGGTGTCCGCCGTCGCGAGCCAGCTCTCGACGTGGGACACCGAGGGCAGCGCCGACCGCGTCGTCGAGCGCCTCCTGCCCCTCTACGAGGCCGCCGCGGAGCACGGCACCTTCGTCAACCTCGACATGGAGGAGTACCGCGACCTCGCGCTGACCGTGCGCGTGTTCGAGCAGCTCGCCGCGCACGCGCCGCTGCGCACGGCCTCGTCCGGCATCGCCCTGCAGGCCTACCTGCCGGACGCCGCCGACGCGTTCGACGAGATCGCGGGCATCGCCGCCCGTCGCGTCGACGACGGCGGGGCGCGCCTCAAGGTGCGGCTCGTCAAGGGCGCCAACCTCGCCATGGAGCGTGTCGAGGCGGAGCTGCACGGGTGGGCGCAGGCGCCGTACCCGTCGAAGGCGCTCGTCGACGCCGCCTACCTGCGGCTCGTCGACCGGGCGCTCGACCCGGCCCTGACCCGCGCGCTGCGCGTCGGCGTCGCGAGCCACAACGTCTACCACGTCGCCGTCGCCCACCTGCTGGCCCAGGCCCGCGGCGTGGGGGAGGCGCTCGACGTCGAGATGCTGCAGGGCATGGCACCCGCGCAGGCCCGCGCGGTGCGCGACGACGTGGGCAGCGTCCTGCTCTACACCCCGGTCGTCGCGCGCAGCGAGTTCGACGTCGCCGTCTCCTACCTGGTGCGCCGCCTCGAGGAGAACGCGGCGGGGGAGAACTTCCTGCACGCCGCCTTCGCGGGCGGCGACGCCGCGATGGACGCCCAGGAGTCGGCCTTCCGCGCGGCCTGGGCGGGCCGCGACCTGCCGAGCACGGCCCCGCGTCGTGTCGCGCGCGTGCCGGGGCCGGCCGTGCCGCAGGGCACGTCGCCGACCGACTCTGCTCCTGACGGCGGGGTGACCGAGACGCCGGGGTTCGCGAACGCGTCCGACACCGACCCCGCGGCCGCCGAGGCGCGGGTCTGGGCGCGCGGTCTCGTCGCACGCGACGTCGCTCCGCCACCCGGAGCCGTCGAGGTCGGGACGACGCAGGACGTCGACCGGGTCGTGGCCCGTGCCGTCGCCGCCGCGGGCGCCTGGGCGGCGACCCCACCGGAGCGTCGCGCGGCGATCCTCCGTGCCGCCGCCGTCGCCCTCGAGCAGGCGCGCGGCGACCTCGTCGCGACCATGGTGCACGAGGCGTCGAAGACGGTCGCCGAGGCGGACCCCGAGGTCAGCGAGGCCGTCGACTTCGCCCGCTACTACGCCGACCGCGCCGACGAGCTCGCCGACGGGTCTGTCCCCGGGGCGGTGCACCGCCCGTCCGGCGTCACGGTCGTCACGCCGCCGTGGAACTTCCCCGTCGCGATCCCCGTCGGCTCCGTCCTCGCGTCGCTCGCGGCCGGCAGCCCCGTGCTGGTGAAGCCCGCACCGGCGACGCCCCGCTGCGCCCGTGTCGCGATGGCCGCGATCCAGCGCGCGCTCGACGACGCCGGCGCACCTGCCGGGACCCTCACCGTCGTCCTCAGCCCCGAGGGCGACGTCGGGCGTCGCCTCGTCACGCACCCCGACGTCGCACGCGTCGTCCTCACCGGGTCGATCGAGACCGCCCGGCTGTTCGCCGGGTGGCGCGACGACCTCGACGTGCTCGCCGAGACGTCCGGGAAGAACGCCCTCGTCATCACGCCGTCCGCGGACGTCGACCTCGCCGTCGCCGACCTCGTGCGGTCCGCGTTCGGCCACGCCGGCCAGAAGTGCTCCGCCGCGTCGCTCGCGATCCTCGTCGGCTCCGCCGGGACCGACGACCGGCTGCGCCGGCAGCTCGCCGACGCCGTCTCGTCGCTGCGCGTCGGGCACAGCGACGACCTCGCGACGAGCGTGCCGCCCCTCGTCGAGCCCGCCTCCGGCAAGCTGCTGCGCGCGCTCACGACGCTCGACGCGGGGGAGGAGTGGCTCGTCGCCCCGCGAGCGCTCGACGTCTCCGGGCGTCTCTGGTCACCCGGCGTCCGGCACGGCGTCGCGCCCGGCTCGTGGTTCCACACGACCGAGTGCTTCGGACCCGTGCTCGGCATCATGCGTGCGCGCACGCTCGACGAGGCCCTGGACTGGCAGAACGCCGTCGCGTTCGGGCTGACGGGCGGCCTGCACTCGCTCGACGAGGACGAGATCACCACGTGGCTCGACCGCGTCGAGGTCGGCAACGCCTACGTGAACCGCGGGACGACCGGCGCGATCGTGCGACGCCAGCCGTTCGGCGGCTGGAAGGCGTCCGTCGTCGGTCCGGGTGCGAAGGCGGGCGGCCCGCACTACGTCGCGCAGCTCGGCACCTGGTCCGACGCACCCGACGTGCCCGCCGACGACGACGCGTGGCTCGACTGGGCGCGCGCCGACGACCGGCGCGTCTGGGCCGACGACCTCGGCCGCGATCACGACCCCAGCGCCCTCGCCGTCGAGCAGAACGTGCTGCGGTACCGACCCGTGCCGCACCTGACCGTCCGCGTCGGCGACGACGCCCGGCCCGTGCACGTCCGGCGCGTGCTGCACGCGGCCGAGACGGCGGGGGTGCCCACGACCGTCAGCGACGTCGCCGCCGAGTCGCACACCGCCTTCGCGGAGCGCGTGGCCGCAGGCGCCGTCACCGGGCGCGTGCGCGTCGTCGGGAGGGCGCCCGGGCTGCGGGCCGCCGCCGCGCCGCACGTCGGGGAGGTCACCGTGCTCGACGGCCCGGTGCTCGCGTCGGCGTCGCGCGAGCTCCTCACCGTCGTGCGCGAGCAGGCGGTGAGCCGCACGCGCCACCGCTTCGGCCACCTGCCTCCGGCCGCCACGTCCTGACGGAGACCAGCGGTGCCTGGGCCGCGCACGCGCACTCTGCTCGCGCGCCGACCCGGGCTGACACCCGCGGTGCCCGCCTCGTGCACGCGCGCTCTGCGCGCGCGCCGACTGGGCTGACCCCCGCGGTGCCTGCCTCGTGCACGCGCGCGCTGCGCGCGCGGACGGGCCGACTCTCGCGGTCCCTGCCCCGCCCACGCGCGCCCGGCGCGCACGCCGACGGGGGCGACCAGGCGGAGCGCCGAGGGAGTCGCGTCAGGCGGACGCGCGGATGACGAGCTCGGGGGCGAAGATCAGCGGCTCGGCCGGCGCCGGGACGCCCTGGAGCTGGTCGAGCAGCCGGGCGCCGGCCGCGCGCGCCATCGCGACCACGGGCTGCACGACCGTCGTCAGCGGCGGCGTCGTCGAGGCGGCGACCCCCAGGTTGTCGTACCCGACGACGGCGATGTCGCCCGGCACCTCCTTGCCGTGCTCCGCGAGGACGCCGAGCGCGCCCGCAGCCATGAGGTCGGAGGCGATGAAGATCGCATCGAGGTCCGGGTGCCGGGACAGCAGCTCGCGCGCCGCGATCGCGCCGGACGCGATGGTGAAGTCGCCGTAGACGACGGCGTCCTGCGACAGACCGGCCGCGCTCATGGCGTCACGCCAGCCGGCGAGCCGGTCGATGCCGGCGGACATGTCCTCGGGGCCCGAGATCGTGCCGATCCGGCGGCGGCCCAGGTCGATGAGGTGCTGCGTCGCGAGGCGCCCGCCCTCGTGGTTGTCGGTGTCGACGTACTGCACGTCGCGCTCGTCCGCGGAGAGGGGACGGCCGACGAAGACGTTGGGGACGCGCGAGGCGAGCAGCGTCCGGTCGAGCTCGTCGTCACGGTGGTGCGACACGACGATCGCGCCGTCGACGTGCCCGTTGCGCAGGTAGCGGACGGTCCGCTCGCTCTCGCCGGGACGGGCGATGACGAGCACGACCTGGATGTCGGAGTCCGCGAGCGAGCTCGACAGCCCGTTGAGCGTGCCGGCGAAGAACGGGTCGGACAGGACACGCTCGTCCGGCTCCGGCACGACGAGCGCGATGGAGTCGGTGCGCTTCGTGACGAGGGAGCGTGCGGCACGGTTCGGGGTGTAGCCGAGGTCGGCGACCGCCGCCTCGACGGACGCGAGGGCCTCGGGCGACACGCGCAGACCACCGTTGATGGCGCGCGACGCGGTGGAGCGTGACACTCCGGCACGCTCGGCGACCTGCTCGAGCGTCGGCGCCGGGGGACGGGCGGGCTCCGTGCGGGCGGGGATGTTGTCGACCACCGTTGGTCTTCCCTCCTGTGGCTGCCCGGGGGCAGCGATGACGTGCTGACGACAGGAGGGCGGGGTGGGGGCCACCCCGCCCTCCTGTCCGTCGGCGCCCGCCCCGGTGCTGGAGCGGTCGACCGATAGAGCTCGGGCCGTGCCGTCAGCCCTTGACGGCACCCTGCATGATGCCCGCCACCAGCTGGCGACCGGCGATGAAGAACATCACGATGAGCGGGATCACGGACAGCGTGACGCCCGCCATGATCAGCGACATGTCCTTGAAGTAGGACGCCTGGAGCAGCTGGACGGCCACCGGGAGCGTCGGGTTCGCGGGGCCGAGGAAGATGAACGGCCCGAAGAAGGCGGTCCACGACCCGACGAAGGCGAACAGGCCGAGCATGAACGCCGCCGGCCGCGCCGCGGGGAGCGCGACGTGCCAGAACGTCCGGATCATCGACGCACCGTCCACGCGGGCGGCCTCGATGAGCTCGTAGGGCAGCGCCGACTCGAGGTACTGGGTCATCCAGAACACGCCGAACGCCGTGACCAGGCCGGGCACGATGATCGAGGTGAGCTGGCCCACCCAGCCGAGCTTCGACATCAGGATGAACAGCGGGACGACGCCGAGCTGCGTCGGGACCGCCGTGGTCGCGATGACGAAGACGAGCAGCGGGCCCCGACCGCGGAACCGGAGCTTCGAGAAGGAGAAGCCGGCCAGCGTCGAGAACAGCACCACGGAGACCGAGGTGATGACGGCGACGATGACGGAGTTGCCCAGCGCGGTCCAGAACTGGATGTCCGAGGACAGCACGCGGTTGACGTTGTCCCAGAAGTGACCCTGCGGGATGAGCGACGGGATCGGGTTCCGGGCGATGTCCTCCGCCGTCGACGACGCGAAGAGGAACGCGTAGTACAGCGGCAGCGCCGACCCGAGGATCGCGACCGTGAGCAGGACGTAGGTGACCCAGCCCGGACGACGCTCGGCGCCCTGGGCGACGGTGCGCTTGCGCGCGGCCGCCCGCGCTGCACCCTTGCCCGCGGTCTGCGAGATGACGGGGACGGAGGGGGCGCTCATCGCCGGACCTTCTTTCGGGACTTCGACGCGTTGTCAGAGGCGATGCGCTTCGTCAGCGAGAAGTTGATCAGGCCGACGATCACGATGATGAGGAAGAGGATCCAGGCGACGGCGGCTGCGCGGCCGAAGCTCTTCTGGTTGCCCCATCCGACCTCGTAGATGTACATCGTCGCCGTCATCCACTGACGGCTCGGGCCACCCTGGCCGAGCTGGTCGAACAGGCGCGGCTCGTCGAAGATCTGCAGGCCACCGATGGTGGACGTGATGACGACGAAGATGATCGTCGGGCGCAGCATCGGCACCGTGATCGAGAAGAACTGACGCACGCGCGACGCGCCGTCGATGACCGCGGCCTCGTACAGGTCGCGCGGGATCGCCTGCATGGCCGCGAGGAGGATCAGCGTGTTGTAGCCGGTCCAGCGGAAGTTGACCATGGTCGCGATCGCGACGTGGCTCGGGAACACCTGCGAGTGCCAGCCGATGGGGCTGAGGCCGATGTCCTTGAGCAGCGTGTTGATGATGCCGGTCTGGTCGGCGAAGAGCCGGCCGAAGATGAGGGAGACCGCGACGGGGGCGACGACGTAGGGCAGGAGCACGCCCATGCGCCAGAACGTCTTGGCACGCAGGTTCGCGTCGAGGAGCGCGGCGAGGACGATCGCGACCATGAGCTGGGGGATCGTCGAGATCAGGAAGATCGAGAAGGTGTTGCGGATGCCCTTCCAGAAGTTCGGCTCCTGGAGGACGTACGCGAAGTTCTCGAAGCCGACGAAGTCGCCCTGGCCCGCGATGAGGTGCCAGTCGTGCATCGACACCCACGCCGTGTAGAGCAGCGGGAAGAGGCCCGTCACCCCGAAGAGGATGAAGAACGGGGAGATGTAGAGGTACGGGGAGAGCTTGACGTCCCAGCGACCGAGGTTCTGGCTGAAGCCGACCCGACGGGGTGCCCTGGGCGGGCTGCTGGCGACGCGCCGGTCGAGTCTCGGCGGCGTGGTGGAGGTGGCCATCGATAGTCCTTCGGTGCTGTTGGGGCGAAGCCTACGCGGCGGGGGCCGGGCCGATGGAGATCCATCGACCCGGCCCCGTCAGCGTCAGCCCAGAGCGGAGACCGCCTGGATGGCCGCGTCCCACTGAGCGGCCGGGTCGCCGCCGTTGACGTCGACCTCGACCAGCGCGTTGTTGAACGCGTCGTTCACGGCGAAGAAGTTCGGGCCCTTGTAGACCTTCGTGATGCCCTGC
The sequence above is a segment of the Cellulomonas fimi genome. Coding sequences within it:
- a CDS encoding carbohydrate ABC transporter permease — translated: MSAPSVPVISQTAGKGAARAAARKRTVAQGAERRPGWVTYVLLTVAILGSALPLYYAFLFASSTAEDIARNPIPSLIPQGHFWDNVNRVLSSDIQFWTALGNSVIVAVITSVSVVLFSTLAGFSFSKLRFRGRGPLLVFVIATTAVPTQLGVVPLFILMSKLGWVGQLTSIIVPGLVTAFGVFWMTQYLESALPYELIEAARVDGASMIRTFWHVALPAARPAAFMLGLFAFVGSWTAFFGPFIFLGPANPTLPVAVQLLQASYFKDMSLIMAGVTLSVIPLIVMFFIAGRQLVAGIMQGAVKG
- a CDS encoding proline dehydrogenase family protein, which codes for MATPPDDRPARDDATGGARPDVDPGRPAPTDLVDDAVRLARRWLDRTSADETRRERATTRRLAALVGSPAGLELAVRFVDRVARPRDVHVAARELAALAASAHAADFLGPVDRAMLATGTRVATTLPGVVVPAARQRLRALVGHLVVDEDALGRHLAATRADGYRLNLNLLGEAVLGEHEAAARLARVRALVERDDVDYVSVKVSAVASQLSTWDTEGSADRVVERLLPLYEAAAEHGTFVNLDMEEYRDLALTVRVFEQLAAHAPLRTASSGIALQAYLPDAADAFDEIAGIAARRVDDGGARLKVRLVKGANLAMERVEAELHGWAQAPYPSKALVDAAYLRLVDRALDPALTRALRVGVASHNVYHVAVAHLLAQARGVGEALDVEMLQGMAPAQARAVRDDVGSVLLYTPVVARSEFDVAVSYLVRRLEENAAGENFLHAAFAGGDAAMDAQESAFRAAWAGRDLPSTAPRRVARVPGPAVPQGTSPTDSAPDGGVTETPGFANASDTDPAAAEARVWARGLVARDVAPPPGAVEVGTTQDVDRVVARAVAAAGAWAATPPERRAAILRAAAVALEQARGDLVATMVHEASKTVAEADPEVSEAVDFARYYADRADELADGSVPGAVHRPSGVTVVTPPWNFPVAIPVGSVLASLAAGSPVLVKPAPATPRCARVAMAAIQRALDDAGAPAGTLTVVLSPEGDVGRRLVTHPDVARVVLTGSIETARLFAGWRDDLDVLAETSGKNALVITPSADVDLAVADLVRSAFGHAGQKCSAASLAILVGSAGTDDRLRRQLADAVSSLRVGHSDDLATSVPPLVEPASGKLLRALTTLDAGEEWLVAPRALDVSGRLWSPGVRHGVAPGSWFHTTECFGPVLGIMRARTLDEALDWQNAVAFGLTGGLHSLDEDEITTWLDRVEVGNAYVNRGTTGAIVRRQPFGGWKASVVGPGAKAGGPHYVAQLGTWSDAPDVPADDDAWLDWARADDRRVWADDLGRDHDPSALAVEQNVLRYRPVPHLTVRVGDDARPVHVRRVLHAAETAGVPTTVSDVAAESHTAFAERVAAGAVTGRVRVVGRAPGLRAAAAPHVGEVTVLDGPVLASASRELLTVVREQAVSRTRHRFGHLPPAATS
- a CDS encoding carbohydrate ABC transporter permease; protein product: MATSTTPPRLDRRVASSPPRAPRRVGFSQNLGRWDVKLSPYLYISPFFILFGVTGLFPLLYTAWVSMHDWHLIAGQGDFVGFENFAYVLQEPNFWKGIRNTFSIFLISTIPQLMVAIVLAALLDANLRAKTFWRMGVLLPYVVAPVAVSLIFGRLFADQTGIINTLLKDIGLSPIGWHSQVFPSHVAIATMVNFRWTGYNTLILLAAMQAIPRDLYEAAVIDGASRVRQFFSITVPMLRPTIIFVVITSTIGGLQIFDEPRLFDQLGQGGPSRQWMTATMYIYEVGWGNQKSFGRAAAVAWILFLIIVIVGLINFSLTKRIASDNASKSRKKVRR
- a CDS encoding LacI family DNA-binding transcriptional regulator; translated protein: MVDNIPARTEPARPPAPTLEQVAERAGVSRSTASRAINGGLRVSPEALASVEAAVADLGYTPNRAARSLVTKRTDSIALVVPEPDERVLSDPFFAGTLNGLSSSLADSDIQVVLVIARPGESERTVRYLRNGHVDGAIVVSHHRDDELDRTLLASRVPNVFVGRPLSADERDVQYVDTDNHEGGRLATQHLIDLGRRRIGTISGPEDMSAGIDRLAGWRDAMSAAGLSQDAVVYGDFTIASGAIAARELLSRHPDLDAIFIASDLMAAGALGVLAEHGKEVPGDIAVVGYDNLGVAASTTPPLTTVVQPVVAMARAAGARLLDQLQGVPAPAEPLIFAPELVIRASA